The following are from one region of the Juglans regia cultivar Chandler chromosome 10, Walnut 2.0, whole genome shotgun sequence genome:
- the LOC108981221 gene encoding nuclear transport factor 2 isoform X1, with the protein MSSSYPGRVGATQVGSYFVGQYYLVLQQQPDRVHQFYTEGSTMIRVDGDSSESASAMLEIHTLLISLNFTAIEIKTINSLDSWNGGVLVMVSGLVKTRDFSGRRNFVQSFFLAPQEKGYFVLNDIFQFVDDGRIYQHQAPIPLEGNFDAQPNPSNTLPEPPVSDYVEEAQDYVNSIHIEDDLVDKYSLPEQQQQEDYETEIVVEETPVEEPSPSFQSMVNTVHEAPAPAVEEPVGEAPKKTYASILRVSKGQTASSVASQPSLHKSSPAVSDWNHTPLPASQQSNFVPSFVPEAGVDAVEEGLTVEEEEGEPKSVYVRNLPSNVTEAEIEEEFKNFGQIIPDGIFIRLRKEIGFCYAFVEFEDLMGVQNALKASPIQLAGRQVYIEERRPNSSSAYRGGNLNVSSPNLWSVNIYVKYVDQEGVEEEEVTKQRPQRGVLVLGAWAGEAIRIVVNTTD; encoded by the exons ATGTCCTCTTCTTACCCTGGACGTGTCGGTGCCACTCAG GTGGGGTCGTACTTTGTGGGACAGTACTATCTAGTTCTTCAGCAACAGCCCGATCGTGTTCATCAGTTCTACACCGAAGGCAGCACCATGATACGAGTCGATGGAGATTCAAGCGAGTCCGCCTCTGCAATGCTA GAAATCCATACACTTCTCATATCACTAAATTTTACTGCAATTGAGATCAAGACAATCAACTCTCTTGATTCTTGGAATGGAGGTGTTTTGGTGATGGTTTCAGGATTGGTTAAAACCAGAGATTTCAGTGGAAGAAGAAATTTTGTGCAGAGCTTTTTCCTTGCTCCTCAAGAGAAGGGTTACTTCGTTCTCAATGATATCTTTCAGTTTGTTGATGATGGAAGAATATACCAACATCAAGCACCCATTCCATTAGAAGGCAATTTCGACGCACAACCAAATCCTTCTAACACTCTTCCCGAGCCGCCAG TTTCTGACTATGTGGAAGAGGCCCAGGACTATGTGAATTCAATCCACATAGAAGATGATCTAGTTGATAAGTACAGTCTACCAGAGCAACAGCAGCAAGAGGACTATGAGACTGAAATTGTGGTGGAGGAAACTCCTGTAGAGGAGCCATCTCCTTCATTTCAAAGCATGGTAAACACTGTGCATGAAGCCCCAGCTCCAGCTGTGGAGGAACCTGTGGGAGAGGCACCAAAGAAGACTTATGCTTCTATT CTGCGAGTTTCTAAAGGACAGACTGCATCATCAGTTGCATCCCAACCATCTTTACACAAAAGTTCTCCAGCTGTATCAGATTGGAATCATACACCACTGCCTGCTTCTCAGCAGTCAAACTTTGTGCCGTCATTTGTGCCTGAAGCTGGGGTAGATGCAGTGGAGGAGGGTCTGacagtggaagaagaagaag GTGAACCGAAGTCTGTCTATGTGAGAAACTTGCCTTCTAATGTTACAGAAGCAGAAATTGAGGAAGAATTCAAGAACTTTGGCCAAATAATACCTGATGGAATCTTTATTAGGTTACGCAAG GAAATTGGATTTTGTTATGCTTTTGTCGAGTTCGAAGACCTTATGGGCGTTCAAAATGCACtcaag GCATCTCCAATACAGTTGGCTGGAAGGCAAGTCTACATTGAAGAGAGGAGACCAAACAGCAGCAGTGCTTATCGAGGTGGAA ACTTGAATGTGAGTTCACCAAATTTGTGGTCTGTTAACATCTATGTGAAATACGTTGACCAGGAAGGGGTAGAGGAAGAGGAAGTTACCAAACAGAGGCCCCAAAGGGGCGTTTTGGTGCTCGGAGCTTGGGCAGGGGAAGCAATCAGGATAGTGGTGAATACAACAGACTAA
- the LOC108981221 gene encoding nuclear transport factor 2 isoform X2 — MSSSYPGRVGATQVGSYFVGQYYLVLQQQPDRVHQFYTEGSTMIRVDGDSSESASAMLEIHTLLISLNFTAIEIKTINSLDSWNGGVLVMVSGLVKTRDFSGRRNFVQSFFLAPQEKGYFVLNDIFQFVDDGRIYQHQAPIPLEGNFDAQPNPSNTLPEPPVSDYVEEAQDYVNSIHIEDDLVDKYSLPEQQQQEDYETEIVVEETPVEEPSPSFQSMVNTVHEAPAPAVEEPVGEAPKKTYASILRVSKGQTASSVASQPSLHKSSPAVSDWNHTPLPASQQSNFVPSFVPEAGVDAVEEGLTVEEEEGEPKSVYVRNLPSNVTEAEIEEEFKNFGQIIPDGIFIRLRKEIGFCYAFVEFEDLMGVQNALKASPIQLAGRQVYIEERRPNSSSAYRGGRRGRGRGSYQTEAPKGRFGARSLGRGSNQDSGEYNRLRGNDFYQRGSR, encoded by the exons ATGTCCTCTTCTTACCCTGGACGTGTCGGTGCCACTCAG GTGGGGTCGTACTTTGTGGGACAGTACTATCTAGTTCTTCAGCAACAGCCCGATCGTGTTCATCAGTTCTACACCGAAGGCAGCACCATGATACGAGTCGATGGAGATTCAAGCGAGTCCGCCTCTGCAATGCTA GAAATCCATACACTTCTCATATCACTAAATTTTACTGCAATTGAGATCAAGACAATCAACTCTCTTGATTCTTGGAATGGAGGTGTTTTGGTGATGGTTTCAGGATTGGTTAAAACCAGAGATTTCAGTGGAAGAAGAAATTTTGTGCAGAGCTTTTTCCTTGCTCCTCAAGAGAAGGGTTACTTCGTTCTCAATGATATCTTTCAGTTTGTTGATGATGGAAGAATATACCAACATCAAGCACCCATTCCATTAGAAGGCAATTTCGACGCACAACCAAATCCTTCTAACACTCTTCCCGAGCCGCCAG TTTCTGACTATGTGGAAGAGGCCCAGGACTATGTGAATTCAATCCACATAGAAGATGATCTAGTTGATAAGTACAGTCTACCAGAGCAACAGCAGCAAGAGGACTATGAGACTGAAATTGTGGTGGAGGAAACTCCTGTAGAGGAGCCATCTCCTTCATTTCAAAGCATGGTAAACACTGTGCATGAAGCCCCAGCTCCAGCTGTGGAGGAACCTGTGGGAGAGGCACCAAAGAAGACTTATGCTTCTATT CTGCGAGTTTCTAAAGGACAGACTGCATCATCAGTTGCATCCCAACCATCTTTACACAAAAGTTCTCCAGCTGTATCAGATTGGAATCATACACCACTGCCTGCTTCTCAGCAGTCAAACTTTGTGCCGTCATTTGTGCCTGAAGCTGGGGTAGATGCAGTGGAGGAGGGTCTGacagtggaagaagaagaag GTGAACCGAAGTCTGTCTATGTGAGAAACTTGCCTTCTAATGTTACAGAAGCAGAAATTGAGGAAGAATTCAAGAACTTTGGCCAAATAATACCTGATGGAATCTTTATTAGGTTACGCAAG GAAATTGGATTTTGTTATGCTTTTGTCGAGTTCGAAGACCTTATGGGCGTTCAAAATGCACtcaag GCATCTCCAATACAGTTGGCTGGAAGGCAAGTCTACATTGAAGAGAGGAGACCAAACAGCAGCAGTGCTTATCGAGGTGGAA GAAGGGGTAGAGGAAGAGGAAGTTACCAAACAGAGGCCCCAAAGGGGCGTTTTGGTGCTCGGAGCTTGGGCAGGGGAAGCAATCAGGATAGTGGTGAATACAACAGACTAAGAGGCAATGATTTTTATCAGCGTGGTTCacgatga